From a region of the Primulina eburnea isolate SZY01 chromosome 7, ASM2296580v1, whole genome shotgun sequence genome:
- the LOC140836511 gene encoding probable protein S-acyltransferase 19 has translation MVRKHGWQLPAHTLQVVAITVFFLLVVAFYAFFAPFLGGQIWEYVLIAVYSPAALSVFILYVRSTAINPADPGIMSKFEPELMNNTNENHESTAFGQNRKFDKVSDGTHSSASSASRSSFGGANSSRKGSVESAKNIGQVISPRSRSLCNIFGGLFCAIFVHEDCRKPHEVADQEDAGEDALFCTLCNAEVRRFSKHCRSCDKCVDGFDHHCRWLNNCVGRKNYITFISLMAISLVWLALEVLVGIAVLVRCFVKKKHMETEIIDRLGNGFSRAPFATVVAVCTALSLLACVPLGELFFFHMILVRKGITTYEYVVAMRAMSEAPVGASVDEEPPNILYSPSGTATTGFSGGSSLGLQYKGAWCTPPRVFVDYQEEVAPQLGPGMVPSTVDPDATGVGDARNKAQKKGVRISAWKLAKLDSSEAVKAAAKARASSSILRPVDNRQLPDSELSSSENVSVRSSMSTETGGNKDVRNELTLSPLRNNFAPSQGSRDEYETGTQSVSSFSSPSHIHESVTLSPLPQAHGSNPFVASSSVPGLIPDQPLISRVAAPVKSSLASLNTSGLDGRIVQKSSTSDPSLISAAPHASSLLRDIKRTSVVWDQEAGRYVSVPVSALEARKKPSSHANAASINREKQPAVLPQEPLLHSAKPSVLQPEKLTYTGESIFFGGPLLSAPNRDGLKSERLSSSRDGQDKLPLTLPPRYKRDAVSNQLPVFIPGDFDYNTSGSGLK, from the exons ATGGTGAGAAAACATGGGTGGCAGTTACCAGCGCACACCTTGCAG GTGGTCGCTATTACTGTGTTTTTCTTGTTAGTGGTGGCGTTTTATGCTTTCTTTGCTCCTTTCCTTGGTGGCCAAATATGGGAGTATGTTCTCATTGCTGTGTATTCCCCTGCG GCTTTGTCGGTTTTCATCCTCTATGTTCGAAGCACTGCAATTAACCCAGCAGACCCTGGTATCATGTCTAAATTTGAACCCGAGTTAATGAACAACACAAATGAAAATCATGAATCAACTGCATTTGGCCAGAACAGAAAGTTTGATAAAGTTAGCGATGGTACACATTCTTCTGCATCTTCAGCTTCACGAAGTTCCTTTGGAGGTGCTAACTCAAGCAGAAAAGGTTCGGTTGAATCCGCGAAAAACATTGGTCAAGTTATCTCACCAAGGAGTAGGTCGTTATGCAATATTTTTGGGGGACTTTTTTGTGCAATCTTTGTTCACGAGGATTGCCGGAAACCTCATGAGGTGGCCGATCAGGAAGATGCAGGTGAAGATGCCTTGTTTTGCACGTTGTGCAATGCTGAG GTTCGCAGGTTCAGTAAACATTGTAGAAGTTGCGACAAGTGTGTGGATGGATTTGATCACCATTGTCGG TGGCTCAATAACTGTGTTGGGCGGAAAAATTATATTACCTTTATTTCACTAATGGCCATCAGCCTCGTTTGG CTTGCTCTTGAAGTTTTAGTCGGGATTGCTGTTCTAGTTCGTtgctttgtgaagaagaagcaCATGGAGACGGAAATAATCGATAGGCTTGGAAATGGTTTCTCTCGTGCCCCATTTGCAACTGTAGTG GCTGTGTGTACAGCGCTCTCTTTACTGGCCTGTGTACCCTTGGGGGAACTTTTCTTTTTCCATATGATACTTGTGAGAAAG GGCATTACAACTTATGAATATGTTGTTGCAATGAGGGCCATGAGCGAGGCTCCTGTGGGAGCGTCTGTGGATGAGGAGCCCCCAAATATTCTTTATTCTCCGTCGGGAACTGCTACGACTGGTTTCAGCGGTGGAAGCTCTTTGGGACTGCAATATAAAGGGGCATGGTGCACTCCTCCTAGGGTGTTTGTAGATTACCAg GAAGAAGTTGCACCGCAGCTAGGACCTGGTATGGTTCCATCAACTGTTGATCCGGATGCAACTGGGGTTGGAGATGCGAGGAACAAAGCACAGAAAAAGGGTGTGCGCATCAGTGCGTGGAAGCTTGCTAAACTAGATTCGAGTGAGGCTGTGAAAGCTGCTGCAAAGGCAAGGGCATCTTCTTCCATATTACGACCTGTCGATAATCGTCAATTGCCAGATTCTGAACTAAGTTCCAGCGAGAATGTAAGCGTTAGAAGCAGTATGAGCACTGAAACAGGAGGAAACAAGGATGTCAGAAATGAACTCACACTTTCTCCTTTGAGAAACAATTTTGCTCCCAGTCAAGGTAGCAGGGATGAATATGAAACTGGCACTCAAAGTGTAAGCAGTTTCAGCAGCCCAAGCCACATCCATGAGTCTGTAACGTTAAGCCCTCTTCCGCAAGCTCATGGGTCAAACCCTTTTGTAGCATCTAGCTCGGTACCTGGACTTATCCCAGATCAGCCCCTAATTTCTCGAGTAGCAGCCCCCGTTAAAAGTAGCTTAGCATCACTCAACACCTCCGGATTGGATGGGAGGATTGTACAAAAGAGTAGCACTTCAGACCCTTCACTGATTTCTGCTGCTCCTCATGCATCGTCCTTGCTCAGAGACATAAAAAGAACATCCGTTGTTTGGGATCAAGAAGCCGGAAGGTATGTATCTGTCCCAGTATCTGCTCTAGAAGCTCGTAAAAAGCCATCTTCACATGCCAATGCAGCATCTATTAATCGTGAGAAGCAGCCTGCCGTTCTACCCCAAGAACCTTTGCTTCATTCAGCAAAACCATCAGTCCTGCAGCCAGAGAAACTAACATACACAGGAGAATCTATCTTCTTCGGTGGTCCACTTTTAAGTGCTCCGAATCGCGATGGCCTGAAATCAGAAAGGCTTTCTAGCTCAAGAGACGGCCAAGATAAACTGCCATTGACTTTACCCCCTAGATATAAGAGAGATGCCGTTTCAAACCAGCTTCCTGTCTTTATTCCTGGGGATTTTGACTATAACACATCTGGATCAGGACTCAAGTAA